The segment CAAAGCAAAAGGTGAAAGATAAGATGAACTTTCTAACAGGAAAAATGACAGTTAAAGGTGTAAGTACAGAGTTTCTTCACGTAGAGGAATTAAATCTTAGTTGATAAAATGCAAAGCctcattttttattgtttctatgTTAAAATGTTTAAACTTGTCAAAGTAGGTCAAGACTCTGCAGGACACCAGCCCATAATAAGTTTCCAGTAAAGTGCAGTCTTTTCCATCACTTATCTCCCTCCATTCTTTAAATAGCTCATCTTCTTTCATTTCAAAAGAGGTGAAAATGAATTTGTAGCAACATCGATTGTATCTAATGTGCTTTTTCCCAGAAAATCTAGAACTTTGAATGGGTACGATGCCAGCGTTCTTAGCACAGATTCCAACAAAGACATCGGGAGGAAGCAAAACTGGTGTTTCCTTGGCAACAATGTATATCTTCCGAGCAACATCCTGAGAAATGACAAAAGCTGGTCCACTACAGTAATCTGGGTAATACTCTTCCTGATATTGACTGAGAGAAACAAAGCTCTGGCTTTGAGGGTTTCTGTCAGGCATATCTTGGTGAATGACCCTTCCAATGTAAATATCCTCGAGATGTGTTCTTAAGCTAAGCAAGTATTCAGCCAAACTTGGAATGTTGACAAACATTTCTTCATTGGTTTTGAGAATAAATCTTGCGGTGGAACAGAATGTTACAGTCCACTCCATGCTCATCAGAGTCTTCAGTGTCTGATTCTCAAAAGAGTCAAGGAAGTTTCCTTCAATGATGTCTCCATGCTTTTGATATTCTTCACTGATGTCTAACTGGATGGCTTCTGAAGCTGGTTTTCCTAAAGCAAACAAAGTAAGTACAGCATACCTCCTGATGCCTGTCACATTACCCCATGTTTGCCTGATCAGGTTACGCCTTGTCCTGTTTTCTGGGCTGCTGCACACAATAACAAGCAGAAATACCTCTTGATCTGAGCACACGTCTGAACTGCTGATGATGTAAGACTTGGACATATTGGTCTTTAGAGAATCCATGTCTAATTTCCTGGCCTTCTCCCTGATTTTGAGAATTTTCATGTCAGTGTACTTGACAGGTAGTGAATGTAGAAAGTATTCCTCCAGCAAATCTCCTCCAAACAACAAAGCATGGAAAAGCATGATGTTGAATATAATAAAACACCACTGATGTGTCCGAAGCCTGCAGAACATCACCTGGAGAAGAGATGGACATTCACTTTTACCTCTAACTGATTATCAGGATTGTCATTTCAGATCATACGGGGTAATGTTGAGCCAGGACATCCTGGTTCTGTTTCTCTGCTCTGCTATTCTGGACGAATTATGTTTCCTCTCTGGTCTTTACTTTCCCCATTTGTTAAACACAGAATGATGCCCACATTTTGTGAAGGGCTAAAAGATCCATGGATGAAAAGTGTGGTAAGTCCATTAGTCTGTCAAGCCTACTCTGTTCAGCATATGGAAATGGTGGCAACATACATTAACATGCTAATATTTTCTGAATTTGGTCTAATTTATTGGTgtcagttttcccagtgacccaaGAGCTTACACAATGTGCTCCAGCATAAGTTGGATAATTTTAAAAGCTTTATGCAGCAAAGTCTTTGTGATATTTAAATGCCCAACTTGAAGAATTATTGTGAACTAAAGAGGAAAGTCTCTGTGACTTGTTAATTATAGAGACTCATTCTCATTCAGAATGCCAGAAATTAGAGTTGGAAGAAATTGATCATTTCATCTAGATGATCTCCTTACTAATTAGGACTGTGTCCTATTGTATATCTGTTAACGTTCTGCCTGGTCTCATTTTAAATATCCCAAGGGATTGGGCTGCTTTACCTTGGGAAAATATCACTTTAGACTTCCACCTCTTAGTTTAACATAATTGTACAAGCTGTATTTAGTAGATATGGTCTTGCTTTTTCATGTTTTTTTGTAGTCATGGTTTCTAGCATAAATAACTAAAATTAACCAACTTTCCAGTTACTTTACTCTTGGCATATTCATTAGTAAGTGGGATGGAGTCAGCGCAGTCCTATTGTAGCTGATGACCCAAGGTAACATTTACAATTCTAAATTGTCTCCTCTTGCACCGTATACCATAGCTAAATGATAGAAAGCACTTACCTGCATGGTACCAGTAAATTATATGTGCTGTCAATATCACTGGAGCCTTTTTAGACGAAATTTCTTTTTTACATTTATAAGCAATATTTCCACGTCTGACACTGAAGAGGCAGGGTTGTATGTAGGTCTGTCAGGCTCAGGTTACCTGCTAGTAACTAGATCCACTGCACATTTTACTTCCCCTGACTGTGAAAGGAAATACAATCCGGGACAATCAGCATGTTGCAGCTGCATAAAATCTGAAGTAATTAGAATTCTAGCCATTCCCTTTATTAATTTCTGAtacacagagggaggggagacctgAATAGaaatatatttgccctctaaAAGGGACACCCTTCCTAAAAGAATAAAGCAACATTGACATTGATCTGCTTTACAGTGTTAGGCTACACTAGTACTAATACAATAAAGTTGTGTTATACATGCCCAACTTGCGTGGGTTTTATGTTTTAGAGGGAGGCACTTGTACATTACTCTATTCTGCAATTTCTGAGATTAATACTGGGTCTGCGGAGGATGAGTTCATGAAAGGCCCATGCCTCTGTTCACACAGAGCTATTGTGGAGCTGCATTGTGAAAATCCTTTTATGTTGGTGCTAGATCCTGTAAACAAGCTGATGTGGTCAATAAGATTTGCCCACCTGCTTTCTATGCTTTACTCTGTAAAGTtgttgctgcagagcaaaatCTGTGAAAAAAAGGGACCAACTTCACATTTCCTAATTTAAGACAATGCGAGCACAACTTAATGTTGTGGTTATCTTTTCTTACTTGGTGAAGTTCTTGATTTCTGTCATTCCTGGGCTTTGGAGCCTTTGACATAAATGTCCTTGTGTAGCTGTAGCTTCTGTTCTTGTCCTGCCACCTGGTGGTATGATCCTGTCTTGCTTCACAGGCTGGGTTGGGTCTCTGCTTGGATGGCACCTCTAACGCACAGTGGAGCTGGTGACGAATGGTGAATAATAGTGAGCTGATGTTCCCAGAGTGGTGTTCAGGGGGCTCTGTTGCAGGTGCTGTTGTTTGATAAGACATAGAAATGAAACCTTGGCATTTGTGTATGATGCTTTTCATAAGGGTAACAatactggcctgctaaacccagggttgtgagttcagtccttgagggggtcatttggggattggtcctgctttgagcagagggttggactagatgatctcctgaggtcccttccaaccctaataacctATGATTCCTGATTCAACCTTGTATCCTGGTCATAGTCTAACTTAGGGTGCCGTAATTTCCTCTGCAACATCTCTATTTTTCTCAGCCCTACAGCTTGGGAATGTGCAGCATGGATATAAGCTGGCTCGTGCAGGCTTCGTACAGCCTATAAAGGCCAGCAGGTACTATTCCTAACTATAAGCTAAATTCTACACCCACGTGCATGGATGCAGTTCCTaatgaagacaatgggagctgcatcagTGGGAGGAATTTGACTTTAAATAATTAACTCCCCAATGATACTCAAAGGTACCATTTCTCGGTAATGCCATGTGAACAAAATGAAATGAGATTTTCCAGCTCAAGCAACTCCTGAGAGAGGAGAAacttaaacaaaaaaatgaaccatcttttttttttttttttttttcccatcttgGCTGCTCTTAACTCTCCAACCATCTAGTTTGCTTCAAACCTTCCAGAAACTTGAGTCTTTCCCATGGTAACAGATGTTGCTTAAAGCATGAACTAGGCACCCGCACTCTTGTCTATCCTGGTCCACTTTTGGCATCCTCTGTGTTAAGTCCctataatttttaccttttgctTTGAGTACTGTTCGATGGAGGGATGCTTTTGATCGGCCTCTTCAGTGTGTTCCTCCAGCTGTCCAATGGCACGCCTACACATGCAGAAAATAATGTCTGAAATTTGGGGtggatttttatttgatttttgatAAAGGGAGGGCAGTCAAAATTGAGCATAGAATGGAAAACTTCCTGCAACATTAACTGTGCAGGAACTAGCATTTCTCCCTCATAATCTCCTCCAGTTTCTGGAATCTAAGATAATTGCCTTCTTGAGCACCACAGAAGTACATTACTTACTGTTCTCCTTGCAATTCAGGTGCCAATGCATTGCTATCTCTAAATACGCTCTTCCCATGGCTATGAAAACGCAGAGAAAGAACTGTGATGTGATTTGAGACATGGCCAGCAGAAGGCAGTGTTTCATAATGCAGAGCAGAAAGGCTGTCTCAAAGGGAAGCCCCAGAGATCTGTGAGGCTGGAGATAAAGGACAGTGAAGTGGAGCTGTATTACCTGGGTCAGAGAATGTGAGAGCGTGTCAGACTGTGGACCCAGGGTTTGGCTCATAGGAAGATGAGACTATGAGGATCCTAGACAAGTCAGCATAGCTGGGATTGCTGCAGAGGGAGCTGTGAAGGACCCTGAGGATATGTCTgcaactgcaattaaaaacatgcAGCTGGCCCCTGTCAGTTGACTCCAGCTTGCAAGGCGTGGGCTAAGgcgctgtttaactgcagtgcagatatTCGGGCtcggactggagcctgggctctaggaccctgtgaaaaaggaccattagatcagcCAGTCTGGCCTCCGCGTAGAGCAGGCCGTGAAATTTCATCCGCTTACCCTTGTATTGagaccaataacttgtgtttggctgaaGTATAACTTTTGTGCTCTCCAAGTGAATGTAGGCAAGCTGACCCTAGACCTGTGGACAAAAgatcttttaaaatgcaaaatcaaAGTCCTTGTAACTTGTAGCCCTTAAAGGTCCAGTGGTCTTTTTGTAAGAACAGGGAGGTTAAGGCCGTCCAGTAAGATGGCAGGGATGTTAAGGTAGAACTAGTAAGATGAACTATtcctgtgcttcatttgacaataaacctggccaggtgccttcgtaccttatcgGAGTCTGTGGTTGTTGgtggttctctcggggtctgctgtgccagTGATCTGCGGAGCCTGGGAAGCACACAGGGAACATATACATGCAGCTATCATCAACATTGGACagaacagagcaccacactggtggcATCTGACGGCACTGGCTAAATGCCAGAGCAGTTGTTACATTCTGCCAAACTAAAATTGACTCTGGAGTTGCAAGTCGATGGGATTCTTTTTGCCTTTTGTCCTAAACAGTTATGTAATACTGCTGTGtcctgttaaacagctgctgtgtcccACCGCAGAAGAGGCTGCATTTTATTGATGGCTTCAGTGATTCCTGAGTATTTAGTGTCTGAAGAATGAGTGTAACGGAGCCTTTGCTTTTATTAATCTCAGCATGGCCTACAGGCACTGCTGAAGTTTACTGGATGTACAACCACAGGAAATTAGAAGAGTCTTGTGGCACGCACTGATGGCATCCGCAGGGGTGATAGTTGAATCTGGCAACATTCCTGAAGTGGTGAAAGGAAGCCATCACCACCACTTGATCCACATGGGACTTGCAGGGCAATTTATAAGTGGAAAAGGGCTTCCAGGTTCCCAGCAGTCAGGCCCCTGAATGGTGCTAGGGAAGtggggtagagcaggggtggccaacctgagcctgagaaggagctagaatttaccaatgtacgttgccaaagagtcacagtaatacatcagcagccccccttccgctccctcccagctccttccacccaccggcagcctcgctgatcagcgcctcctgctccctcccgcacctcccgatcaggggcggctctagacattttgctgccccaagcacggagggtccgaAGCCTCGGGACCagagaccctccgcaggcaagccgccgaaggcaccctgcctgctgccctagcagcgaccagcagagcgctccccgtggcttgctgccccaggcacacgcttggcatgctggtacctggagccacctctgctcccgatcagctgtttcgtggtgtgcaggaggctctgggagggagggggaggagcgagggcacagcaggctcaggggagggggtgggaaggggtggagtaggggcagggcctgttgcagagctgggggttgagcagtgagcaccccaggctcaacattggaaagttggcgcctgtagctccagccccggagtcggtgcctgtacaaggagctgcatattaacttctccgcagccacatgcggctcttcagcaacactttggccacccctggagtagagggcagagCGCAGGCAAGAAGCAGCCGACAGCCAAAGATCTGGGCAAAGAGGAACCTGAATGGTTGCATGTAGGAGGCACAAGTTGGGAATTTTTCATTAATTAAATGAAACTCAAATCCCACCAGACTGACATatctccttttaaaaatacagcaTCTCCTTGCCGGCGTACATACTGCTTTGCTGTTGGGTTGCTTACGAGCTCTGGGCTGCGTGCACTGCTCTGTTATTGTAGGGCTGTTTGTGAGCATTCAGCTCCACAAATTGGTCAAAAGCCCAACAAACCCGAAGACACTTCAGCCTTTTTTCAGGCGGTGGCAGGAAGCACATTGTTACCCTAGTGCATGGAGAAGGGTCATCGTCCATCTAGGAATCTGGTGCCAATCAGAAAGCCACTAGACTCAGAACAAAAGTGGCTTCTACTCCTGCCTCCCTAGGGTCCGGTGTCTTGTACTAGAGTGGGGTTTCTTTAAATATCTAGTCATCACAATCCTGTTACTGTGGAGAACCTCTTGCCCTGCGCTTGGAATAGGCTCACCTGGGGTATGCGAGTTCTCTTCAAGGGATACGCAAGAAAAATCCTGCAATTGCAGACAAAGCATTGTCTTCTCCTTTACagaccttccccccaccctttctGTTTTCATTGGTATATTATGACTCTATCTCAGATGGGGGTACATGGTAGACTACATGGTTTGGAAGAGGTACACAGCCTAAGAAGTTTGAAAGCCATTGCCCTAGGAACTACATTGTGGAGGACATTCCAGTGCAGATCAGATATTTCTGCCTATGCTGACATGGATTTTGGTACTGCATTTGGGGCATCTCCCTGGCTTCTCCGGTTCATAGTGCTTTGCAAATATTTACCATCACCAAGTCCCCTGGGAGGTAGGTCAATAGCATCCCTTGttatatagatggggaaactgacagTGAGAGTGACTTGCCTAAGTCTGCCTGGTAAATcggtgtcagagccaggattagcaGTTGGTGATTCCTGGAGTCTAGTCTTGTGCTCAATCCCATTAGATCATGTCTCTAGATAAATTTGTAGTGACAAACTGAAGTGCAGCTGTAGCAGGCTGCCTCTCTGCTGTCCTCTCCACTCACAGACATCCCTGTCTTACATCTCCCCAGGTTAAGTGCCATTGGGATTGTATCCAAAGTCTCTAGCAAAGGTCAGGttttcccccctcactcttttggggatattttttaaatggcttgTTTGTTTTGCAACCATCTCTGAGACAGAGGGGAAAACTGATGATGGAAAAAGTGGAGAAGTGCTCCAGTCTACAATACTTCTTTTCTTGCTGGTTCCCTGTTTAAgatgggctggatgcaggggtggctccaggccccagcacgccaagcgggaggtccaccaaagctgtgggaccagcggaccgtgggactagtggaccctccacaggcacgcttgcgggaggtccaccggagccacctgccgccctcctggcgaccagcagagtatcccccgcggcatgctgcttggggcggcgaaatgtctagagccgcccctgcctggatgggccattagcCGTAACAGAGAATTGATACATGGATTGGTtttccccaccctcccttctTGGCTTTGAGTTGACTTGACTATACAGTTCACTGGGGCGCAGAGACTGGTACTCTGGTCACTTCAATGCATCCTTGCATAGGCTTCAAGTTTGGCCTATTAGCCAAATCCAGCAGTAGCACCCTGGAAAGCCTGCAAGGAAGGATGGGCAAAACCTTTGCTTCCTTTATGCTAATGGTGGGGGAATCTCCAGTTGAGCAGGGCACCAAACACTTACTGTGCCCTTGATTCCCATTGTTCCTAGCAGAGCCCCTCTGATGGCTTGACACCATCCCTCCTGATTTGGTCCCATGGATGGAATGGTTTGGAGAGAATGTCTGGGCCTCTTGGCATGTGGAAGAGATCTTTTCCCACAGGTGCTCTGGGTTTTTTTGGGTGTGCTCAGAAGTCTTGATGATTTGCACTTTCCAACAGCTGCATGGGGTCCTGTGGCATTGACAACAGCGCCCCTGGTGTTTAAGGTTATAACGGGCACAGGCAAATGGAGGTGGGGCTAGAACGACATGCCCAGTGTTAACAGTCTGAAAATACCTACGTCTTGTGAAATGTGTTTTTGTGTTGTAACAAGCTGCGCTGATTGCTTGATTGATCTCCCCAAAAGTGCTCTAGTGAATGATTCCTTCATGGTTCCCCCATTGTTAATTGCTATTTAATTAGGCCTATTATGTATTCAATCTaggagtggggtgaggggaggagaggagtgaaaaATGGAAAGTGTCTTAAATCAGGGGATGTCTTTCTAGTGCTTGTAAATGCAAGAAAATGAACAGGGGAGGAAGGAACCAAGGAAAaggctaaatcagtggttctcaaacttgtgtactggtgacccctttcacatcgcaaacctctgagtgtgactccccttatacattaaaacagGGGTCAgcgacctttcagaagtgctgtgccaagtcttcatctattcactctgatttaagatttcgcgtgccagtaatacattttaatgtttttagaaggtctctttttataagtctataatatataagtaaactattgtatgtaaagtaaaccaggtttttaaaaatgtttaagaagcttcatttaacattaaattaaaatgcagagccccccccaagactggtggccaggacccaggcagtgtgagtgccactgaaaatcagctcgcctgtcgccttcggcacccgtgccacgggttgcctacccctgcattaaaGACACTTTTaagtatatttaacaccattataaatgctggaggcaaagcagggtttagaaagttgacagctcgcgaccccctgagggtcccgacccccagtttgagaacccctgggctaaagCTTCACAATTCGGAGTATTTCCCTAGCACGATCAGTCTTCAAAGCACTGTCCAAATATTAACTAGTTAATCCCCAGAAAATCTGTCAGGTGACTGTGTCTGTCTTGCTCTCCCTGTTTATAGattgggaaaccaaggcacagaggtcCAGTTATACTCAGTAAAGTGAGTGTAAGCCTACCCCTCCCTTTACTCCTCTGCTCCGTTTCCTGGGAACATTCGGTCAGACCCGTTGACTtcagcaattaaaaataaaaactaaggtGGGCAGGGAGTTGTACCTGTTGTCCCTGCAGAGCCACAAAGCTTCAGGTGagggagctggattctgttctggcTCGTGCCAGAACTTGGGGACTTGTCTGAGTCTGCAGCAGTCAGTGTCACAAGTGGGCTTAGAACCTCAGGGCTGCTGGCTCCTAGCCCAAAACGATCACACTCCTGTGTCTCTTTCTCAAGATCTCTGGATTCAACATGCGAAGCACAACCTGAGGGCCTAGTAGCCTTATTTAATATTAATAAGTTTTATGTATCCTGCCCAATTCTGGGTAGAGCATTCAGGCAGCGAGaagggtgctgtggggcagaggaAAAATAGTCATTTTGTTCCCACCTTCAGCTACATAGGGCAGGCTCACAATTGCCTCCTTGCTGATTATATGGGTGGATACTGCCATGCCCAGGCTCTGGGGAAGTCTCTTACCTGCTGCCTGAATCTGGACTGAATTTGTCCAAGAGACTTCAGTGAAGCTGCAATGAACTTGCACAAGCTAATGGAAGGGTTTCTCAAGGATCTGGGTCAGTTTGGGATCTCCTGCCCCGCCACATGGGTCTCAATTCCCTGCTacaatcccctgcccccaatagtGATGCTTTCTGGCATTCGGCCTCTGATCCTTTCAACATGTTTCGACTGTCACCGGTGGTGAGTTCGGTAACAGCAATAATACTCCCATACCATCAGGTCTTGCAAATGGGCTGTGGGAACATGTCAAACAACCCAAAATTTAGTAAAGCCAATAGCTAAATACATACTTGGCCAGGTCTTTAATGTATCTTTAACAGACTCCTTCATATCTGAGCAGAAGCACTTCAGGAGACAGGTTTCCCTCGTTAGATTTGAATACAGGCCGTCAAGGATTATAGCCCATTCAGGTGACCTTTTGGCACGGAGAGTTACTGCATATTTGATTTCTATTGCTGTTCTTTTGGTCTTGGATAACCCTGTGTAAACGTTAGGCCAGTTTACCGGTGCATGAGCTGGTGCTACACCAGGGAGGGTGCAGGTGCATTTGCCTTAAATGGATGATTAAACAATCTGACTCCTTTCATGGACAAAGGGACAAATCTCCCCTTACTGCTTTATGCAAGTGAGCTCCATGAGTTCGGAGTGACTCTCTGTTGGCCTGATTATAGGAGTAACACCTAGGATGCAGGTGGCTTTGTGGTTTACCATATTCACCGTTGGTCTCTGCAGAGTTGCCTTTGAATCTGGTCAGGCTTACAAGGCCTAATGAATTTTGGGGCTTACTGTCAATTGGGGGTATGAACCCCTTACTAGACAGGAGCCCCCTGTAGCACCCCCGATCAGAGTTAATTAACACCTATGGGCTAAAGGGGCCCCGTGCCCTGGCCCAGCATGCTCAGAatggaggagagatttaaaagccaGCCAGGCAGCTCAGTCTGGGGCTGGCAAGCCAGGGAGCAGGATGTGCCCTGGGAACTCTCATGTAGGACTGGAGCGGAGCCAGGATCGAGCCAGTGAGTGAAGGAAACCACAGCACCTAATGGACGAGACACGGACCTGAAGGCAATGTTCCCCAGGGTCGGGCGGTGCTCAGATGGGAGGTGGACAGGAgtgggaagtgacccagggaagccGAACACCACACGAAGACAGGTGAGCAGCCAAATCAGcctcacagggccctgggtctGAACCTGGTGGAGTAGAGAGGGCCCACTTTCATCTGCTTGCCCTGCTCCCACCCAGACAGCAACCACTAGGCAGGACTGCTGCTGCCTTGGACTACTGCCACTAGGTGGGACGGTCGCTATAGTGAACCGTGACCACTAGGCAAGAGACCCATGCAACAGCCCTCAATCACAAGTGCCTAGTGGATGTGGGTCCACAGCACCAAACTGCCACAGAACTTGATGAGAAAGGTTTACCAGGCCTACCTGTGCTGCAAGAAGCATTTCCTATTGTCAGTCCTTCACTTCAATGCTCCCAGTCAGCCAGCCCACATGTTTTTCCTCTTGACACTTAGTGGTTTAATTGAATTAATTACAATGTAACAGAATAGTTTAGAGAAGACTATTTCTGACTGAGAGGGCATTGGCTCCCAAACATGGCCCTGATCGGAGTAAATTTCCTTAAACTCTACCAGCAAAGTTCTCTCTCAGGGATAGCAGAGGCAGTAGGGCGGGAGGACAGATGGAATTAACACAAAATACAGAGGCGGTGGGGGGAGGATACTAAAGTATCTGAGCCAAACCAGGTAGGCAGTGCTCCCCACTGAAGAGCTGCTGGTGACAAGAACTGCATGGAAACGTCACTAGCACAAGAAGTGGAGATGGACCCTGGATGAAATGAATATGTCTGGTTTAAGCCATGTCTGAAAGATGGCACCCCCCAGTAACTCAGCACCCCTTAATGCGCAGGCTCAGAGCAGAGCGACCAATGCAATTTCCTGCCCGTAAAATGTAAAACTCTTAAAGTAAATGGCTTCTTCcttgctgcttggacccaagCAGTGATGAGGGCTTCAGAAATCCGTGAGCATAGCTCAGCTGAATCAGAATGTGATGTCCCTGTCACATTTAGCAGCCAATAAGAGGTGAGTTCCCCTATTGGAATGCACTGGTGACCTCCAATCTCCTACTGACCTTTTAATTACTCTCCCTGTTTCGCAATGTATCATGTTATCTAGAGCTTGGGTTGGTCTGTTCTGATGTTAATCATACAGTCCAGTGAAAACTTGCTTTGCAAGGGTCTGCTTCTAAACAGCCTAATGTAGCTGGTCTGGAAATTCCCCAAGATTTTTATGGCTTTTAGCTTCTGGAATCTATTTGCTGGAATTCAAATCTATGACACTCATAAACAGAAGGTTGAAGCACTCATAAACAGAAGGTTCTGTAGCAGCTGAGTAGAGATAATTCCATGCCATTTAATTTTATGTTCAGTTTTGTCTGTTAAGAGGTTTTGGAGATATTCGCTGCAGTTTGACTCTTCTTGTGACACAAAGCCCATCATCTGCATTGACCTCTTACCGCAATGAGTCAAACTGCTGGTATCTAATAACGTTCACCATTGGGTAGTGAACCCCACCATGACTTTCCTTAGAATTTTATCTCAGCCCTACTTAGGGCAGCAGGAATGTTCTTTCTCTGTCTTTGATGCGGAGATAATATTCTGCACTTGCACAAGTCATTTCATCAGAGGGCTTCAAAGCATACTACAAACTTTACTTAAGCCTTCCAGAAATGTTGGgcaccccattttacaggtggtaGGAAACAGAGGCTCGGAGAGGATAAATGACTTCTCCAAATCCATAAAAGGAGGCAGTGGTAGTGCttggattagaacccaggagtctccATTCCTAGCCCTGTGACCTAACCGCACTTACTCAGTTTCCATCAGAAAAACTATTTGGGATTAAGTGCAGCCAAATGGCAAAATACAGACCCCAACAGGGTGGAAGTCTGTCACAAGTGAGTTTTAATGGGAAACTTACTCTGAACACCACCACACTCAGTGGGCAGAGGGGATAGATCAAATGATGCATCTCTTTTGCTGCATTGGAAAAGTCTTCATTCTGCTTCTgagaagtttttccattgatgggAAGAGGGTCGGAGACTCTGTTGTGAAGTCTTGTGGAGATTCTGCTCAGTAATTCATAAACTACATGCCACCTACAGCAGCTATTGTGGGGAAGGGTTGGGGAAGAGAAG is part of the Gopherus flavomarginatus isolate rGopFla2 chromosome 17, rGopFla2.mat.asm, whole genome shotgun sequence genome and harbors:
- the B3GALT9 gene encoding beta-1,3-galactosyltransferase 9, producing the protein MFCRLRTHQWCFIIFNIMLFHALLFGGDLLEEYFLHSLPVKYTDMKILKIREKARKLDMDSLKTNMSKSYIISSSDVCSDQEVFLLVIVCSSPENRTRRNLIRQTWGNVTGIRRYAVLTLFALGKPASEAIQLDISEEYQKHGDIIEGNFLDSFENQTLKTLMSMEWTVTFCSTARFILKTNEEMFVNIPSLAEYLLSLRTHLEDIYIGRVIHQDMPDRNPQSQSFVSLSQYQEEYYPDYCSGPAFVISQDVARKIYIVAKETPVLLPPDVFVGICAKNAGIVPIQSSRFSGKKHIRYNRCCYKFIFTSFEMKEDELFKEWREISDGKDCTLLETYYGLVSCRVLTYFDKFKHFNIETIKNEALHFIN